The DNA window GCCAGATCACTTTAAACAACTAAATGATTATCACAACTAGCTGAGGCTGAGGAGCAGTGTGTTGTCTCCAAATAATATAGAGTATCGAAATTATACATTTTCGAATTGCTTATGAAACTCCTTACATTGACTTATTAGccaacaaaattttaatttatgttccCTTTCAATTTATTAACCAAcacaacaaaattaaaaaaaacataaaatattgccaataatactatattttaaaatattagaattCAATTATActgtaaaacaaaataaatactaatactaatcTTCACCAATCTGATATGGCAGCTAAGTTATGTGAGGAGCAATGTTACCAAATTACGGTAAAATCTACCCAAATTTTAGTTTCTGTCATTTTTAGAGATAATTACatgtttcatacaaaatgttttacctttatttcaatttagtacaaaaagtattaagtttacatattttatacaaaaagttacattagtattttaaattaatacattccgttaaatattttaaacattgttagttaatttataatttatccaacttatcatcataataaaagaataattagagatttaatacaattaatcactctAAAAATCAATTCTTCCGGCAATTGATcgtggttttaaaaaaaatctctctctcaatatactctctcttttttattctattctTTATAGAACACAGTATAAAATAAGTCCATATTTCATCTTTACAAAATGACTAATTTGAGCTTCAAACAGTCAATAAGtcgatattttatttttacaaaaaagattcaatatctttttagttgcatgtattctccattgttacatgagaaatcttcgacaataaaatgcaattcgttaatttgatggtgaagagttgtgattttttttctatgtgtatttcatttttgtgagtaataaaaataactgtgtttaaaataattaatgaaaagttttaatttaaactttttatacaaatttgaaacattgatgaaactttttgtatgtatgatgtAATTGGAAATAAAGGTGTTAGTATGGACTTAACGGAATGTATTGTTTTGAAACACTAAGTAAATTTTTTGTttgaaatatgtaaacttaatactttttgtactaaattgaaacaaaaggtaaaacattttgtacgAAACATATAATTATCCCTCATTTTTACAACCATACATTTCCTTTTATATAGAAAATCAATTTTGGGTACTCAATTTGAGatcaaaaaccctaaaccctccATACAAATTCCTCTTTCAGCTTCCTACTCTCTCCCTCTAATCCCTAAATCTCCACCCAAATTCTCTGTCTTGTCTCCAAAGTTCAGCCATGGCGGAGATAAAGCTCTCAGAGATGCGAGACCTAACCCGAATTGAACGAATCGGCGCCCACTCCCACATCCGGGGCCTCGGCCTCGACTCCGCCCTCGAGGCCCGCTCCTCCTCCGAGGGCATGGTCGGCCAGACTTCAGCCCGGAAAGCCGCTGGCGTCATCGTCAAAATGGTCCAGGAAGGCAAAATCGCCGGCCGCGCAGTCCTCCTCGCCGGGCAGCCCGGGACCGGCAAAACCGCCATCGCCATGGGCATAGCTAAATCCATCGGCCAAGAGACCCCCTTCGCTATGCTCGCAGGGAGCGAACTCTTCTCGCTGGAGATGTCGAAAACCGAAGCCCTAATGCAGGCGTTCAGGAAAGCGATTGGGGTCAGAATTAAGGAGGAAACCGAGGTGATTGAGGGCGAGGTTGTGGAGATACAGATTGACCGGCCGGCTGTTGCTGGGGCTGCGTCGAAGACGGGGAAACTCACGCTGAAGACTACGGATATGGAGACGGTGTATGATTTGGGGGCGAAGATGATTGAGGCCTTGGGGAAGGAGAAAGTGCAGAGTGGTGATGTGATTGGTATTGACAAGGCCTCGGGGAAGATTACGAAGCTCGGGAGGTCTTTCTCGAGGTCAAGGGACTATGATGCAATGGGGCCTCACACTAAGTTCGTGCAGTGCCCTGATGGTGAGCTGCAGAAGAGGAAGGAAGTTGTGCATTGCGTCACGCTTCATGAGATTGATGTTATCAACAGCAGGTAGATTCTACGAGTTTTATGTTTATGATGTAGATGCTGAATTTGATTTATTGATGCATTATGAATTAACAGTATCCCCTGATTGGCTTGAATTACTAGACTTGATGGTTCAAAAATATTACTGTCTGCTCGGTGATTTTGATACATTTAGCTAATTGAGTTGTAGTCAACACCAAGGATTCGGAGTGGGGGATTGAATGGAGCATAGCTTGTAAGCCAATTCAAATGCTTTGCCCTAGTGTCTTTGATAAGTTTAGTAGACAAGTTCTTATGTAATTTTTACCTCTCTCTCTGGATTGACTAGATGTTTTGCATTCAACTTGGCCATAATCATACCACTTTCGTGTGTACTTGTTATCATCAGGTTAAATATTGGACTGCCTGCATCTCGAATTCTAGAATCCTACGTCTTTTAGTACTTTAGATATGCAATAGGTTGTGACTAATTTGCTAATATGTGGAGACTGGAGGGTAAGCTTGTAAGAGCTGTCACAATGGTCAATCTTTTCTTTGGTGCACTACTTTCGGTTAGGTGGCAAAGGTTTAGATTTCTGCTAGCCATGGTTAGGAGACTTCTCTTCCTCTGGAATCTGACAATGTAATTGGGAGGGGCTAATATGAACCGTTAGAAGGCTGTTTTGTGCAATTTCTGGTCAGACAGAAGTGTATTGGAATTTCTTCTTTCATTCTTCTTTGTCCTATAGTATGTTTTCTATTTCACAAACTCTTATACTGTTGAGTATTACCTGGATGTTAAATGCTTTGCAGCTTAGCCCCTTTGGCTTGTTAAAATGAAATTCAGGTTAAATATTTAGGAACTTGGTATGTTTTATTGAGTCTCTTTAATACAATGGGCTAGATTGgcttaaacaaaaaataaattcttaACACGTGAGATTTTAATATGCTCATCTATATAGTGCAGTTTACACCTTTATGACTGGTCTAAGAATCTTGGTTCATGGCACCACAGCCCCTAATTTGCTAAGCGTGTTGTCTTGTTAATAAATATATAACTGCATGCATGTTTCATTGTTTATTTGGGGTCTTTTCTTCATTCACTTATAGCTTACTGTCTCAATTTTAGAACGCAGGGATTTCTGGCACTTTTTACGGGTGATACTGGAGAAATCCGTGCAGAAGTTAGGGAACAAATCGACACAAAGGTAGCAGAGTGgagagaagaaggaaaagcAGAAATTATACCAGGTGTCCTCTTCATTGATGAAGTACACATGCTTGACATCGAgtgcttttcttttctgaaCCGCGCATTGGAGAATGACATGGCGCCTATATTAGTTGTCGCCACCAACAGAGGGATCACTTCAATCAGGGGCACAAACTACAGATCCCCACATGGAATTCCAATCgatttccttgaccgcctgctCATCATCTCCACCCAACCCTATACAGGAGACGATATCCGGAAGATCTTGGACATCAGATGCCAAGAGGAAGATGTAGAAATGTCCGAAGATGCTAAGGTACTACTTACAAAGATCGGAGAAGACACATCACTGAGGTATGCCATAAACCTCATCACCTCTGCTGCGTTGTCCTGCttgaagaggaaagggaaggttGTGGAAATGGAGGACATAAGCCGCGTGTATGAGCTCTTCTACGACGTGAAGAGGTCGACACAATACTTGATGGAATATCAAAGCCAGTATATGTTTAGTGAGGTGGGAACAGGAGAGGGATATGAAGACGAAGCTAATGCAATGGTCTCATaaagagagagtgtgtgttagACACAATGGTATGTTTATGTTTGCTGGAAATATTATTTCAGCTTCGGATATGTATTAGCCATATGACGATGCTTCAGTTATGGAAGCTAATTAAACTGTTTTTAGTGAATATTTGTGGCAGTCCCAGATAGTTCTGTGCTTGAAATTTGTAGGTTTGTCTTTTGCCTcatgtaatttataaatttaacttAAAATTTCACTTTAGTTACACCAAAGTTTTATCTATTTAAAGATTGATGGATAAATTTTCTTTAAGTCATGGACATTAATGATTGATATACTCAAAGAATCAAGTATTTAGATCACAATTTACTTTTATaattacgaaaaaaaaaatcgtggTATAAGGATGATTGAAAATTAATGTAGAATTTATCAACAATAAAACAGAATTTAAATACATGATTTGTTCAGCCTTGAATTGACAATTTCAATTATGAGGCTGTAAATTGGGAGTATATTTCAATAAAACAAAAGATATCTGCAATCTTCTCCCGCATCTTCACTGATATGATGCGATATCTCCATGTATCAATATTGTTAATGATATTCATTATGATATATCAAGCATTAAATACAATGTTAATGTGCattatttcttaaattgataaaGCTTGAGAAATTTTACTGTATTATAAATAGAGGCACTCACcaacattattttattataagaaAGAAACCAAAAAGAGAAGTACCATTAAACTAGAAATTGAAGGAAGGAAGGAAGGAAAATGAAGCAGCAAATGTTTGTGatttattttgcattattttgaatctttggtgGATTGAATCTTGTAGCATGTGAGAAAGAGGCATGTAAGAAAGCAGCATGTTTTGAAAAATCGGTTTGCGTCTGCGCTCCATGAATTCAACAAGGAGGGAGGGAGGGTTGGTTGCCTTTGCCTGAGTATGTCATTCATACAtctattcaataaataaatcataaaaaCAGTCCTTACACAATATGGTTTGGATATTTGCAGATCTTGACGAATTTTATTTGCCGTCTCtattaaaaagagaaaaaccaaaatatatatataattaataatttattatcgCCCTCTAAATAGTGCATATTAGTTGTTAAATTCAAGTGATAAAAATATCAAGAAAATTGTAAAAAGGCATCAATGTAATTACATCTATGCATAGAGTCTATTCAATGTTAATAAAATATTGGAGACCACGAATATGCAAATTTAGTTCTCGAGGGTATATTTTTGTAATTCACTCTTTTGTAATCACAGATCACAACTATATTAGCGAATGGTGATTTTAAGTGTTATCTATAGTTTGCTTAAAATTAACATCTCAAAAATCATCTCTCTAGTAGTCTTGTCACTTGTGATGTTTTGTTACTATTTCTAACTcaaatgaattttatttatgctaCTTTAGCTTAGTTATGTTATCTTCGTTAGTTTTATCATTTCAACTAAATCTTCTACTACTATTTTCTAGtcattatttaatgttttcATCGACTTTTTAAAAGATCGATTGtatcatattttaaaattagaagaAATAACCATATTGATtaagaataaaatagatataaaaaagaaaaataaaacacaaatcaCTGACTCCAAAGTAGTacataaatttcaaataaaatactagtaaaaaTGATGCGCTCAAATTGTActatcatatttttaaaattagaagaaATAACAATATTGATTAAGAGTAAAAGagagattaaaaagaaaaataaaacacaaaatcaCGGAATCTAAAGTAtacaaatttcaaacaaaaatattaaacgccgttgccggggatcgaacccgggtcacccgcgTGACAGGCGGGAATACTTACCACTATACTACAACGACTTCTTGTTTCAACTAAGAAATAATTAAACtaaattgtagtagtagtactacctTTTCTTGACAAATTTCTGATTTACATTGACAGACTAAACACAAGCATCTGGTGAAATCCTAAAACATCAACTAttattagtaataaaaaattGCAAACGATAAATAGTTATAAAGCCTATAATTTTGACTGAAAATTTGTGGAAATTTTAGTATACTGTTATATTTGTCACGTATTTCCATTTTCCTTAAAATTTAtcacttttcatttttacaattttttgtagtggatcccacgttttttttataaaactataACTccgtatataaaagtagaactcacatgctaaccttttcaactcactttctattgcatttcttaaaattcgcgTCGGATTAAATGGTGACGGAATTATTAGGAATGGAGGAAGTACTACTACAAAATTAGCTTGTATATTTCTATCTGCATTTCCATGAGATTAGTTTGTACATATTTCTTCCTTAATCCATGAGATTAGCTAGTATATTTCTATCTTCATTTCCACTTCAATTTATTCCATTGGTCTCTAATTATATCACACATGTGAAAGTGAAACTGTGAAACtgcaatttatttaaaatactgtaaaaattaaaattaatactttcCGAATATACAGTTCCCTTTGCGGATAAGGTATTTGGCACATATACGAaagaatactactactattttaccaaaaaaatgTTTAGTACATTTGTCAGATTTTGAATAGAAAAAACAAAGTTAGGATTGCAATCCTATGAACTTCGCCTAATaagataaatataaaaatcccAAATGTACAACACCTTTATTGGAACAGCcttataata is part of the Salvia splendens isolate huo1 chromosome 22, SspV2, whole genome shotgun sequence genome and encodes:
- the LOC121787457 gene encoding ruvB-like 2 — encoded protein: MAEIKLSEMRDLTRIERIGAHSHIRGLGLDSALEARSSSEGMVGQTSARKAAGVIVKMVQEGKIAGRAVLLAGQPGTGKTAIAMGIAKSIGQETPFAMLAGSELFSLEMSKTEALMQAFRKAIGVRIKEETEVIEGEVVEIQIDRPAVAGAASKTGKLTLKTTDMETVYDLGAKMIEALGKEKVQSGDVIGIDKASGKITKLGRSFSRSRDYDAMGPHTKFVQCPDGELQKRKEVVHCVTLHEIDVINSRTQGFLALFTGDTGEIRAEVREQIDTKVAEWREEGKAEIIPGVLFIDEVHMLDIECFSFLNRALENDMAPILVVATNRGITSIRGTNYRSPHGIPIDFLDRLLIISTQPYTGDDIRKILDIRCQEEDVEMSEDAKVLLTKIGEDTSLRYAINLITSAALSCLKRKGKVVEMEDISRVYELFYDVKRSTQYLMEYQSQYMFSEVGTGEGYEDEANAMVS